In Sedimentibacter sp. MB31-C6, one genomic interval encodes:
- a CDS encoding pyridoxal phosphate-dependent aminotransferase yields MKHRFLSKRYWNSKETAMGESGKLTNEYSDLINLSLGDPDLITDERIIDAAMNDAKCGHTHYTDFLGDLELRNEILKYYKDDYNLNYTDDEIMVTTSGCHAMWLVLEAILDDGDEVIIHEPCFTPYPQQIELARGRTVVLETYEEEEFQVNVERLEKLITNRTKALIVNTPNNPTGTCFSEDTINDISFIAKKYDLIIIADDIYTSFSYSEPFIPISSIDGMKERTITIGSFSKNFVMTGWRVGYVVAPDYIIKTIVNINENNVFTAPSVSQRAAIYALRMRKEISNYIVEEYKKRMYYSYKRICNIPNMSTLSPRGSIYLFVNIKKTGLSSTEVCNKLLDEAHILALPGNTFGSCGEGYIRLALTVSIEKLKIAFDRIEKMDIFN; encoded by the coding sequence ATGAAGCACCGTTTTTTATCAAAAAGGTATTGGAATTCTAAAGAAACTGCAATGGGTGAGAGTGGAAAACTAACAAATGAATATAGTGATTTAATAAATTTAAGTTTAGGAGATCCAGACTTAATTACTGATGAAAGAATTATAGATGCTGCTATGAATGATGCAAAATGTGGTCATACTCATTATACTGATTTTTTAGGTGATTTGGAATTAAGAAATGAAATATTAAAATATTATAAAGATGATTACAATTTAAATTATACAGATGATGAGATAATGGTAACTACAAGCGGATGCCATGCAATGTGGTTGGTTTTAGAGGCTATTTTAGATGATGGAGATGAAGTAATTATTCATGAACCATGTTTTACTCCATACCCACAACAAATAGAACTTGCAAGAGGTAGGACAGTTGTTTTAGAAACATATGAAGAAGAGGAATTCCAAGTTAATGTAGAAAGATTAGAAAAATTAATTACAAATAGAACAAAGGCATTAATTGTAAATACGCCTAATAATCCGACAGGTACATGCTTTAGCGAAGATACAATAAATGATATATCATTTATTGCTAAAAAATATGATTTAATAATTATAGCTGATGATATATATACATCTTTTAGTTATTCGGAACCTTTTATTCCAATTTCATCTATTGATGGTATGAAAGAAAGAACTATAACTATTGGAAGCTTTTCGAAGAATTTTGTTATGACGGGGTGGAGAGTTGGTTATGTAGTAGCTCCAGATTATATTATTAAAACGATAGTAAATATAAATGAAAACAATGTATTTACAGCACCTTCAGTTTCACAAAGGGCTGCAATTTATGCTTTAAGAATGAGAAAAGAAATTAGTAATTACATCGTAGAAGAATATAAAAAAAGAATGTATTATTCATATAAAAGAATATGTAATATACCAAATATGTCTACTCTTTCTCCAAGAGGAAGTATTTATTTATTTGTTAATATTAAAAAAACAGGACTAAGCAGTACTGAAGTATGTAATAAATTACTTGATGAAGCACATATATTAGCCCTTCCAGGAAACACATTTGGGAGTTGTGGTGAAGGATATATAAGATTAGCTTTAACAGTAAGCATAGAAAAATTAAAAATAGCATTTGATAGAATAGAAAAGATGGATATTTTCAATTAA
- a CDS encoding aminopeptidase: MDRLLFNYADLILQRGVALEKNQILVIETSTDTIDFLRILTKQAYELGAKDVVVHYTDHELTKIRLQHASVETLTDVPNWWIESQTYYGDNDACFLRLISEDPDGLREVDHEKLSLWKKATATPLNELNFKKKENMLKWSAAAVPNKKWAQKVFPNLKEDEAFNELWKSILKSCYVNEQSGLLGWDEHIEDLKNNVVKLNNLNLKTLRFKNKLGTDLEIGICEDGIFAGGICHCPEPDGVIFAPNIPSEEILTTPHRFKVNGTVYNSFPLSYSGNIIDKFYLKFKDGIVVDYNAAIGEEILKGILDTDEGTRRLGEVAFVPYNSPINKMGIIFYNTLFDENASCHLALGAGYTDVIKGKDRSKSALIDKGLNTSALHVDFMFGSEDMECIGTTYDNKEITIFKNGLFII, encoded by the coding sequence ATGGATCGACTATTATTTAATTACGCAGATCTTATATTACAAAGAGGAGTAGCATTAGAAAAAAATCAAATTTTAGTCATAGAAACATCAACTGACACAATTGATTTTTTAAGAATATTAACAAAACAAGCTTATGAATTAGGAGCAAAAGATGTTGTAGTACATTATACAGATCATGAACTAACTAAAATTCGATTACAGCATGCAAGCGTTGAGACATTAACAGATGTTCCTAACTGGTGGATAGAATCCCAAACATATTACGGTGATAACGATGCATGTTTTCTAAGATTGATAAGTGAAGACCCAGATGGATTGCGAGAAGTTGATCATGAAAAACTTTCTCTTTGGAAAAAAGCTACTGCAACACCTTTAAATGAATTAAATTTCAAGAAAAAAGAAAATATGTTAAAGTGGAGTGCAGCAGCAGTACCTAATAAAAAATGGGCTCAAAAAGTATTTCCTAATTTAAAAGAAGATGAAGCATTTAATGAACTTTGGAAATCCATATTAAAATCATGTTATGTTAATGAACAAAGTGGTTTATTAGGTTGGGATGAACATATTGAAGATTTAAAAAATAACGTAGTAAAATTAAACAACTTAAATTTAAAAACTCTTCGCTTTAAAAATAAGCTGGGAACAGATTTAGAAATTGGTATATGTGAAGATGGAATATTTGCAGGAGGAATTTGTCATTGTCCAGAACCAGATGGTGTTATATTTGCTCCAAATATACCTAGTGAAGAAATATTAACTACTCCACATAGATTTAAAGTTAATGGAACAGTATATAATTCATTTCCTTTATCTTATTCAGGAAATATTATTGATAAATTTTATTTAAAATTTAAAGATGGTATAGTTGTTGATTACAATGCAGCTATAGGCGAGGAAATTCTAAAAGGTATTTTAGATACAGATGAAGGAACTAGACGTTTAGGAGAAGTAGCTTTTGTTCCGTATAATTCACCTATTAATAAGATGGGAATTATATTTTATAATACTTTATTTGATGAAAACGCTTCATGTCATCTTGCTTTGGGAGCTGGTTATACAGATGTTATAAAAGGAAAAGACAGAAGTAAGTCTGCACTGATAGACAAGGGTTTGAATACTTCAGCATTACATGTTGATTTTATGTTTGGCTCAGAAGACATGGAATGTATTGGAACAACATATGATAATAAAGAAATAACAATATTTAAAAATGGTTTATTTATTATTTAA
- a CDS encoding ABC transporter permease — MLKYILKRLFMMLFVVLGISFIIFLIMNLTPGNPAQLILGQSASAENVAKLEAELGLDSPFFVRYFKFIFDAMKGDFGLSYQTRLPVFEEIMVRFPITFKLSSIAMLVATIIGIPVGVISAVRQYSFTDAVSMVTAMLFASIPSFVMGLILMLIFSLNLHWFPATGVYSWDSYILPAITLSTATMATLVRMTRSTMLEVIKQDYIRTSRAKGVPEKSVILRHALRNALLPIITVIGVDFGYLLGGTVIIESVFAIPGLGTLLINSIRMKDTPSVMATVMFVTLAYSFVNLVVDIIYAFIDPRIKSQYVRS, encoded by the coding sequence ATGTTAAAGTATATATTAAAAAGGTTATTTATGATGCTTTTTGTTGTGCTGGGTATTTCTTTTATTATATTTCTTATTATGAATTTAACACCAGGTAACCCTGCACAATTGATTTTAGGGCAAAGTGCTTCAGCAGAGAATGTAGCAAAATTAGAGGCGGAATTAGGACTTGATTCACCTTTTTTTGTTAGATACTTTAAATTTATTTTTGATGCTATGAAAGGTGACTTTGGGCTATCATATCAAACTCGCTTGCCAGTATTTGAAGAAATCATGGTTCGCTTTCCAATAACATTCAAACTTTCAAGTATTGCAATGCTCGTTGCAACTATAATAGGAATACCAGTTGGAGTAATTTCTGCAGTTAGACAATATTCTTTTACTGATGCTGTCAGTATGGTAACTGCAATGTTATTTGCTTCTATTCCATCATTCGTTATGGGATTAATTTTAATGTTGATATTTAGTCTTAATTTACATTGGTTTCCTGCTACAGGAGTTTATTCATGGGATAGTTATATTCTTCCTGCAATTACTTTGTCTACAGCTACTATGGCTACATTAGTTCGTATGACAAGATCTACAATGCTTGAAGTAATAAAACAAGATTATATAAGGACAAGTAGAGCTAAAGGAGTTCCAGAAAAGTCAGTTATACTTAGACATGCATTAAGAAATGCATTATTGCCTATTATAACTGTAATAGGTGTTGATTTTGGATACTTATTAGGTGGTACAGTAATAATAGAGTCGGTTTTTGCTATTCCAGGTTTAGGAACCTTACTGATTAATTCTATTCGTATGAAGGACACGCCTTCTGTTATGGCAACTGTAATGTTTGTTACATTAGCATATAGTTTTGTTAATTTAGTGGTTGATATTATTTATGCTTTTATAGATCCACGTATCAAATCACAATATGTAAGGAGTTAG
- a CDS encoding LysO family transporter — protein MALRILMYFGLLVVGWMLSSKGLIHEKLMMKISNIQSIILFSLIFIMGIRVGMDEQVVSSIGQIGIKAAVFAVITAGLSVLFVFIARKKLITDINITGGTND, from the coding sequence ATGGCACTTAGGATTTTAATGTATTTTGGTCTTTTAGTAGTAGGTTGGATGCTTAGTAGCAAAGGATTAATACATGAAAAACTTATGATGAAAATTTCTAATATCCAATCTATAATCTTATTTTCACTAATATTTATAATGGGTATAAGAGTAGGAATGGACGAACAGGTAGTATCATCTATAGGTCAAATAGGAATAAAGGCTGCAGTTTTTGCAGTAATAACTGCAGGGTTAAGTGTGTTATTTGTATTTATAGCTAGGAAAAAACTTATTACTGATATAAACATTACTGGAGGCACAAATGACTAA
- a CDS encoding ABC transporter permease codes for MKNSDKKIYKNRSQIVSVLYRLSKNKLAMFGLLLLIFMVIIAIFADIIVDYDEMAIGQNIELRLQTPSKDHWFGTDHFGRDIFARIIHGSRISLSLGIIAMFIAVATGSIIGAVAGYYGGRIDNIIMRFMDILLAIPPILMSISIVAALGQSIINLLIALSIAYVPVFARVIRSSILSVKGEEFIEAAKACGTSDKRIIFKHIIPNAIGPIIVQATLAMGATILIISSLSFMGLGIKPPAPEWGTMLFEGRDFIRQAPYLILFPGAAITISVISLNLLGDGLRDALDPRLKD; via the coding sequence ATGAAGAATAGTGATAAAAAAATATATAAAAACAGAAGTCAAATAGTATCAGTATTATATCGTTTAAGTAAAAATAAACTGGCGATGTTTGGTCTTTTATTGTTAATTTTTATGGTGATAATTGCTATATTCGCAGATATTATAGTTGATTACGATGAAATGGCTATTGGTCAAAATATAGAGTTGCGTCTTCAAACACCTTCCAAAGATCATTGGTTTGGAACTGATCATTTTGGTCGTGATATATTTGCTAGAATAATCCATGGATCTAGAATTTCACTATCTCTTGGAATTATAGCAATGTTTATTGCAGTAGCAACTGGGTCAATCATAGGAGCCGTTGCTGGTTATTATGGAGGTAGAATAGATAATATAATTATGCGATTTATGGATATTTTACTTGCTATACCGCCTATATTGATGTCAATATCTATTGTTGCAGCATTAGGACAAAGTATAATAAATTTGTTAATTGCATTATCAATTGCATATGTTCCTGTTTTTGCACGTGTTATCAGGTCTTCGATTTTATCAGTTAAAGGTGAGGAATTTATTGAGGCGGCTAAAGCTTGTGGTACTAGTGATAAAAGAATTATATTTAAACATATTATACCAAATGCAATTGGTCCAATAATAGTACAAGCAACTCTTGCAATGGGTGCTACTATATTGATTATTTCTTCATTAAGTTTTATGGGTTTAGGAATCAAACCTCCTGCACCAGAATGGGGAACTATGTTATTTGAAGGGCGTGACTTTATTCGTCAAGCTCCATATTTGATTTTGTTCCCAGGTGCGGCAATTACAATTTCAGTTATATCCCTTAATCTATTAGGCGATGGATTACGAGATGCCCTTGATCCTAGATTAAAGGATTAA
- a CDS encoding ABC transporter ATP-binding protein, whose protein sequence is MNKTPLLKINKLKKYFDTPKGKLHAVDGINLSINKGDTLGIVGESGCGKSTLGRTVLRLIEPTEGEIYYDNENIVSYNKEKMKLLRLKMQIIFQDPYSSLNPRLSVAGIIAEPMIVNKMYRSKSELNEKVRELMETVGLAPRLMNSYPHELDGGRRQRIGVARALATNPNFIVCDEPVSALDVSIQAQILNLMMDLQENKELSYMFITHDLSVVKHISDNIAVMYLGQCVEYASTEELFKNPTHPYTKALLAAIPVIDITKKGKKPDLLKGEVTSPINPPVGCRFASRCKYVSQRCKEENISLKKVDDNHYAACILI, encoded by the coding sequence ATGAATAAAACACCACTTTTAAAGATAAACAAATTAAAAAAATATTTTGATACACCTAAGGGAAAACTTCATGCAGTAGATGGAATTAATTTATCAATTAATAAAGGTGATACTCTTGGAATAGTTGGTGAATCTGGTTGTGGTAAAAGTACACTGGGAAGAACTGTATTAAGGCTAATAGAGCCAACTGAAGGTGAAATATATTATGATAATGAAAATATAGTATCATATAATAAAGAAAAAATGAAACTGCTAAGGTTAAAAATGCAGATAATTTTTCAAGATCCTTATTCTTCGTTAAATCCTCGTTTATCTGTTGCTGGAATTATTGCAGAACCTATGATTGTAAATAAAATGTATAGAAGTAAATCTGAATTAAATGAAAAGGTACGCGAGTTAATGGAAACAGTTGGATTAGCTCCTAGATTAATGAATTCATATCCTCATGAATTAGATGGTGGTCGTCGTCAACGTATAGGTGTAGCAAGGGCATTAGCAACTAACCCAAATTTTATTGTATGCGATGAGCCAGTATCTGCATTAGATGTTTCAATACAAGCTCAAATTTTAAATTTAATGATGGATTTACAAGAAAATAAGGAACTTTCATATATGTTTATAACTCATGATCTTAGTGTTGTAAAGCATATATCAGATAATATAGCTGTTATGTATTTAGGTCAATGTGTAGAATATGCTTCAACAGAAGAATTGTTTAAAAATCCTACTCATCCCTATACAAAAGCATTATTAGCTGCTATACCTGTTATAGACATAACAAAAAAAGGTAAAAAGCCAGATCTTTTGAAAGGTGAGGTTACATCACCAATTAATCCACCTGTAGGTTGTCGTTTTGCTTCTAGATGTAAATATGTAAGTCAGCGATGTAAAGAAGAAAATATTAGTTTAAAAAAAGTAGATGATAATCATTATGCAGCTTGCATTCTGATTTAG
- a CDS encoding histidine phosphatase family protein: MTIIYITRHGETEWNRQCRFQGSINSELTEKGILGAELLSHRIEEIDLDYIISSPLKRAYHTAEIARGNKNIEIIKHSGFQEISLGDFEGMRYDEIMISNEDTLKKIEENPFENRYPNGENLHEFYNRVVSAFKEVVEKHKGKKTLIVAHGGTIKCIESYINKLKINKNWMGSVVENCSLSCIEIDDNNQIKRIFYNDTEHLKGSLVNN; this comes from the coding sequence ATGACTATAATATATATTACAAGACATGGTGAAACTGAATGGAATAGGCAATGTAGATTTCAAGGTAGTATAAATTCTGAATTAACAGAAAAGGGAATTTTAGGAGCAGAACTATTGTCTCATCGTATAGAAGAAATAGATTTAGATTATATAATATCAAGCCCTCTAAAAAGAGCTTATCATACTGCCGAAATAGCTAGGGGTAATAAAAATATAGAAATAATAAAACATTCAGGTTTTCAAGAAATAAGTTTAGGAGACTTTGAGGGTATGCGTTACGATGAAATAATGATAAGTAATGAAGATACTCTTAAGAAAATTGAAGAAAATCCATTTGAAAACAGATATCCTAATGGAGAAAATTTACATGAATTTTACAATAGGGTTGTTAGTGCTTTTAAAGAAGTAGTAGAAAAACATAAAGGTAAAAAAACATTAATTGTTGCCCATGGTGGAACTATTAAATGCATTGAATCTTATATAAATAAATTAAAAATAAATAAGAATTGGATGGGAAGTGTAGTAGAAAATTGTAGCTTATCATGTATTGAAATAGATGATAATAATCAAATAAAGAGAATTTTCTATAATGATACAGAACATCTAAAAGGAAGTTTAGTTAATAATTAA
- a CDS encoding ABC transporter substrate-binding protein, with protein MKTFNKYIAFFLVITIALTTITACSSSTNQNTSNENGETRTDFVYGISSEPYSLDPMTFAMMSAFTVTYGLYDNLVEVADDGTYKPSLAEEIIVSEDGLEYTIPIKQDVKFHDGSILTAEDVKFSIDRTIEKGWAADMTAFIDSVSLVDENTVKITLIKPFGGMIGSLASPFFAIMSKNYVETKGDDAIKREPMGTGAYILKEWIIGDHITLEANEEYFQGAPSMKTINIRPITDKNTGLIALENKEIDAYLNVNTSDISIVEENKDLAFYSTDQASVLTLNMNIEAKPLDDVRLRKAISYAINREDIIAGALEGFGKSANSPIPTVCDGYSADVKGYEHNIEKAKELLNEAGLNDVTLVLKLKEDAKNQKVAQIIQSNLKEAGINLDIEVMEAGAYSTDIYSNGNYELTLGSWSAMFLDAYSVVYSQFHKDCYGPTGNITHVVAEDLSNLLDEAAQVSETEKVSAYEAVVENIFENAYNIPLIFEQTTITTNANLKGVAPSPLGIYMFKDFSW; from the coding sequence ATGAAAACATTCAATAAATATATTGCGTTTTTTCTAGTAATTACAATAGCTTTAACAACTATTACAGCATGCAGCTCAAGCACAAATCAAAATACTTCTAATGAAAATGGTGAAACAAGAACAGATTTTGTTTATGGTATAAGTTCAGAGCCATATTCGCTTGATCCTATGACATTTGCTATGATGAGTGCATTTACAGTAACATATGGATTATATGATAACTTAGTAGAAGTGGCAGATGATGGTACATATAAACCTAGCTTAGCTGAAGAAATAATAGTTTCTGAAGATGGTCTAGAATATACGATACCTATAAAACAGGATGTAAAATTCCATGATGGAAGCATTTTAACAGCAGAAGATGTAAAATTTTCAATAGATCGTACAATTGAAAAGGGCTGGGCAGCAGATATGACAGCTTTTATAGATAGTGTATCTCTTGTTGATGAAAATACAGTTAAAATTACATTAATTAAACCATTTGGTGGAATGATTGGTAGTTTAGCATCACCGTTTTTTGCGATTATGAGTAAAAATTACGTTGAGACAAAGGGAGATGATGCAATAAAACGTGAACCAATGGGAACAGGAGCATATATATTGAAGGAATGGATTATAGGAGATCATATTACATTAGAAGCTAATGAAGAATATTTCCAAGGTGCTCCTTCAATGAAGACTATAAATATAAGACCTATTACAGATAAAAACACAGGATTAATAGCACTTGAAAATAAAGAAATAGATGCATATTTAAATGTAAATACATCTGATATATCAATAGTAGAAGAAAATAAAGATTTAGCTTTTTATAGTACAGACCAGGCTTCAGTATTAACCCTCAATATGAATATAGAAGCAAAACCTTTAGATGATGTTAGATTGCGTAAAGCAATTAGTTATGCAATTAATAGAGAAGATATTATTGCAGGAGCATTAGAAGGTTTTGGGAAATCAGCAAATTCACCTATACCAACAGTTTGCGATGGATATTCTGCAGATGTAAAAGGGTACGAACATAATATAGAAAAAGCGAAAGAATTATTGAATGAAGCTGGATTAAATGATGTTACATTAGTATTAAAATTAAAAGAAGATGCTAAAAATCAAAAAGTTGCTCAAATTATTCAATCAAATTTGAAAGAAGCAGGAATTAATCTTGATATTGAAGTAATGGAAGCAGGCGCTTATTCAACAGATATTTATTCAAATGGAAATTATGAACTTACTTTAGGTTCATGGTCAGCTATGTTTTTAGATGCTTATTCAGTAGTTTATAGTCAGTTCCACAAGGATTGTTATGGTCCAACTGGTAATATAACTCATGTAGTAGCTGAAGATCTTTCTAATCTATTAGATGAAGCTGCTCAAGTAAGTGAAACAGAAAAAGTTAGTGCATATGAAGCAGTAGTAGAAAATATTTTTGAAAATGCATATAATATACCTTTGATATTTGAACAAACAACTATAACAACAAATGCAAATTTAAAAGGAGTTGCTCCAAGTCCTTTAGGAATATATATGTTTAAAGATTTTTCATGGTAA
- a CDS encoding IclR family transcriptional regulator, whose translation MVKETKKKGKSTNDINSTDKILNVIECIFKEKEISFTEIKEELNIPKSTLHRILLSLEKRGYISRNDVSDKYSLGVKFIYYGETIKSNLTLSKISESILKDLANEIGETVNIGILYNDSVLNILSVKGEESVLTSKLIPISPLNCSSIGKIFLAIKNDIELITYFSNNNYEKRTENSICTLDKFKVEQNSILNSQISFDDEEYEYGLFCIATPLKNHNGIINAAVSITGPKVRMKMKNIDLIQKKLIDKASVINDILIKIKFDFNY comes from the coding sequence ATGGTAAAAGAAACTAAAAAAAAAGGAAAAAGTACTAATGATATAAACTCAACAGATAAAATATTAAATGTAATTGAGTGTATATTTAAAGAAAAAGAAATTTCTTTTACAGAAATCAAAGAAGAGTTAAATATTCCGAAATCTACATTACATAGAATATTACTTTCTCTAGAAAAAAGAGGGTATATATCTAGAAATGATGTATCTGACAAATATAGCTTAGGAGTTAAATTTATATATTATGGTGAAACTATAAAATCAAATTTAACATTATCAAAAATATCTGAAAGCATATTAAAAGATTTAGCTAATGAAATTGGTGAAACAGTTAATATAGGAATTCTTTATAATGATAGTGTTTTAAATATTTTGTCAGTGAAAGGTGAAGAATCAGTATTAACTTCAAAATTAATACCAATATCTCCACTTAATTGTTCATCAATAGGTAAGATATTTTTAGCGATAAAAAATGATATAGAATTAATTACATATTTTTCTAACAATAATTATGAAAAAAGGACAGAAAATTCTATTTGTACTTTGGATAAATTTAAAGTAGAACAAAATTCAATATTAAATTCACAAATATCATTTGATGATGAAGAATATGAATATGGGCTTTTCTGTATAGCAACACCTTTAAAAAATCATAATGGTATAATTAACGCTGCAGTTAGTATTACTGGTCCTAAAGTGCGAATGAAAATGAAAAATATCGATTTAATTCAAAAAAAATTAATTGATAAGGCATCAGTAATAAATGATATACTTATTAAGATAAAATTTGATTTTAACTATTAA
- a CDS encoding ABC transporter ATP-binding protein, producing MSSNLLNIKNLNVEYKTDEGISHVLNNVTLSINKGETLGLVGETGAGKTTTALSIMRLLPKKTGYIKNGEIIFDENKNLLNLKEAEMRLIRGEKISMIFQDPMTSLNPVIKVGDQIRESLEIHRPDMTNTEMDKRVDEILEMVGIPSSRKNEYPHQFSGGMKQRVVIAIALSCEPELLIADEPTTALDVTIQAQVLHMMDNLKTKLNTSMILITHDLGIVSQTCEKVAVMYAGSIIEYGTAEEIFLGNSHHPYTTGLFGSIPDIKVSTSRLSPIEGLMPDPMDLPKGCIFHPRCPKCFDKCRTIEPDVIDINGEHKIKCHLYKKGKDHE from the coding sequence ATGTCAAGTAACTTATTAAATATTAAAAATTTAAATGTAGAATATAAGACTGATGAAGGAATATCTCATGTATTAAATAATGTAACTCTTTCTATTAATAAAGGTGAGACATTAGGACTAGTAGGAGAAACAGGAGCTGGAAAGACAACAACTGCACTTTCTATAATGCGTCTTTTACCTAAAAAGACAGGTTATATAAAAAATGGTGAGATAATATTTGATGAAAATAAAAATCTTCTAAATCTAAAAGAAGCTGAAATGCGTTTGATTAGAGGAGAAAAGATTTCAATGATATTTCAGGATCCTATGACAAGTTTGAATCCTGTTATTAAGGTAGGAGATCAAATTCGCGAATCTCTTGAAATACATCGTCCTGATATGACAAATACTGAAATGGATAAAAGAGTTGATGAAATATTGGAAATGGTTGGGATTCCATCTTCAAGAAAAAATGAATATCCCCATCAGTTTTCAGGAGGAATGAAACAAAGAGTAGTAATTGCAATTGCCTTATCATGTGAACCTGAGTTGTTAATTGCAGATGAGCCAACAACAGCACTTGACGTTACGATACAAGCACAAGTATTACATATGATGGATAACCTAAAAACTAAATTAAATACATCAATGATATTAATTACTCATGACTTGGGAATAGTGTCTCAAACTTGCGAGAAAGTAGCTGTAATGTATGCTGGTTCTATTATTGAATATGGTACAGCAGAAGAAATTTTTTTAGGAAACAGCCATCATCCATATACAACAGGTTTGTTTGGTTCTATACCAGACATAAAAGTATCTACAAGTAGACTTTCGCCTATTGAAGGTTTGATGCCAGATCCTATGGATTTACCAAAAGGTTGTATCTTTCATCCTCGTTGTCCTAAATGTTTTGATAAATGTAGAACAATTGAACCAGATGTTATTGATATAAATGGTGAACATAAAATTAAATGTCATCTTTATAAGAAAGGAAAAGACCATGAATAA
- a CDS encoding lysine exporter LysO family protein — protein sequence MTKNILLVLVVGILSGLFLLPESVYNSTGILLDIGLCLLLFFVGIDLGSNKDIFKNLKQVGFKILIVPTATIIGSLLGGVICSIIFDIDIFGALAVASGMSWYTLSAIIITPISAELGAVAFLSNVFREIIAFITIPMIAKHIGYLETIAAGAAISMDTGLPIITRNTSQEVVIISFISGVILSLSVTFLVPIFVGLM from the coding sequence ATGACTAAAAATATATTGTTAGTATTAGTTGTAGGAATATTATCTGGCTTATTTTTATTGCCTGAAAGCGTTTATAATAGTACAGGCATATTATTAGATATAGGTCTGTGTCTTTTGCTATTCTTTGTTGGTATAGATTTAGGAAGCAATAAGGATATATTCAAAAATTTAAAGCAAGTTGGATTTAAAATACTCATAGTACCAACAGCAACAATTATTGGGAGTTTACTAGGGGGAGTAATTTGTAGTATAATATTTGATATAGATATATTTGGAGCATTGGCAGTTGCTTCTGGAATGTCATGGTATACATTATCAGCTATAATTATTACACCAATTTCTGCTGAATTAGGTGCAGTAGCATTTTTATCTAATGTTTTTAGAGAAATAATTGCTTTTATTACTATTCCAATGATTGCTAAACATATAGGATATTTAGAAACAATAGCTGCTGGAGCAGCAATAAGCATGGATACAGGTTTGCCTATTATTACAAGAAATACAAGCCAAGAGGTTGTAATAATATCTTTTATTAGTGGAGTAATATTATCATTATCCGTTACTTTTCTAGTTCCAATTTTTGTAGGACTAATGTAA